The Fulvia fulva chromosome 6, complete sequence genome includes a window with the following:
- a CDS encoding 60S ribosomal protein L39, translating to MNLPHNSCRRCKDDVQRHQKPPKTSATTVKMPSHKTFRIKVKLAKAQKQNRPIPQWIRLRTGNTIRYNAKRRHWRKTRIGI from the exons ATGAATCTACCGCACAATTCGTGTCGCCGCTGCAAGGACGACGTCCAGCGACATCAGAAACCACCCAAGACATCAGCGACAACCGTCAAGATGCCT TCCCACAAGACTTTCCGCATCAAGGTCAAGCTCGCAAAGGCGCAGAAGCAGAACCGCCCAATCCCACAATGGATCCGCCTGAGGACTGGTAACACCATCCG CTACAACGCCAAGAGACGACACTGGCGCAAGACCCGTATCGGTATCTAG
- a CDS encoding Thioredoxin domain-containing protein, translated as MPILPAFEIPDTAAALPVDDSSFFIAFLSSKDPATQQPWCPDVRATLPTLEATFQRDESPTAAFVEVGQRAEWRDPSNVFRTKWNVHNVPTLVRFQRVGDSVKEVGRLTEGEIMDAERLQRLVSGEGAL; from the exons ATGCCAATTCTCCCAGCTTTCGAGATCCCCGACACCGCTGCAGCCCTACCAGTCGACGACTCAAGCTTCTTCATCGCCTTCCTATCCTCAAAAGATCCGGCCACCCAGCAGCCATGGTGCCCTGATGTGCGTGCCACTCTGCCCACGCTCGAAGCAACCTTCCAGCGGGACGAATCACCCACAGCCGCCTTCGTCGAAGTCGGACAGAGAGCAGA ATGGAGGGATCCGAGTAATGTGTTCCGTACCAAGTGGAATGTGCACAATGTCCCGACCCTCGTTCGATTCCAGCGGGTTGGTGATTCGGTAAAGGAAGTCGGTCGTTTGACGGAAGGGGAGATTATGGATGCGGAACGGTTGCAGCGGCTTGTGTCTGGAGAGGGCGCTTTGTGA
- a CDS encoding Putative amidase, whose product MPSRSFPLIQTLPVPKGDEAWEARRMQILVDFIEKVPQEYYIPQHYVDNPPLNVTAIPRECGILTSEELEITEMYDAMGLASAIAAGKYTSLAVATAFCKRAIVCDQISCCLTQWFPEKAFEQARALDEHFARTGKTVGPLHGVPVSIKQHISIAGLPSDVGFVSTTVQDENDSLMVSILRKLGAVFYVKTNQPQSIMHLETDSHFGRVLNPYNINLSAGGSSGGESALIALRGSILGVGTDIGGSVRGPSGKVGIYGFKPTSYTLPMRDFINGGFVAELNILCSTGPMCHSLRDMDLFMREVLGHKPYLNDPRVVPIPWTGLQTSVTASPQTRLKVGIMMHDGVIQPQPPVYRALEWAKERLQASSSVELKPYSPYKSAEAIKMIRKMYWPDGGEIFRASAEAAGEPIHMLTEWILKDAEKRDAAGITRDRVLRDAFRCAFAEDWTRQDVDVVLCPVYVGPAPAHDTSFYWNYTALWNLVDYPGLVFPTPIKAGAQGVEQYPDEGSKPWNDQDAYVRKLWRETNYEGAPIALQLVARKYHDNFLFGAANTIKDVLELV is encoded by the exons ATGCCTTCGAGATCATTTCCGTTGATCCAGACCCTGCCGGTCCCCAAGGGCGACGAAGCCTGGGAGGCACGACGCATGCAGATACTCGTCGACTTCATAGAGAAAGTACCTCAAGAGTACTACATCCCTCAGCACTATGTCGACAACCCCCCTCTCAATGTCACTGCGATTCCTCGTGAGTGTGGGATCCTTACTTCGGAGGAACTGGAGATCACGGAGATGTACGACGCCATGGGGCTCGCCAGTGCTATCGCAGCTGGCAAATATACCTCCCTTGCGGTTGCTACCGCCTTCTGCAAACGCGCCATCGTCTGCGATCAAATCAGTTGCTGCTTAACTCAGTGGTTTCCTGAAAAGGCGTTTGAACAAGCCAGAGCACTCGATGAGCACTTTGCAAGGACGGGCAAGACCGTGGGGCCCCTCCATGGCGTACCTGTCAGTATCAAGCAACACATCTCCATTGCAGGTCTTCCATCCGATGTCGGCTTTGTCAGCACCACGGTGCAGGATGAGAACGATTCTCTCATGGTTTCGATCCTTCGAAAACTTGGCGCAGTATTCTATGTCAAAACCAATC AACCCCAGTCGATCATGCACCTCGAGACTGACTCGCATTTCGGCCGCGTGCTGAATCCGTACAACATCAACCTCTCCGCCGGTGGATCCAGTGGAGGAGAATCCGCTCTCATCGCGCTGCGTGGTTCGATTCTCGGTGTCGGAACCGACATAGGCGGAAGCGTTCGTGGTCCTTCAGGCAAAGTTGGCATCTATGGCTTCAAGCCCACGTCGTATACGCTTCCGATGCGGGACTTTATCAACGGCGGCTTCGTCGCAGAGTTGAACATCTTGTGCTCCACAGGCCCTATGTGCCATTCCCTCCGAGATATGGATCTGTTCATGCGAGAGGTGCTCGGCCACAAGCCATACCTTAACGACCCTCGCGTTGTGCCGATACCATGGACTGGTCTGCAGACCAGCGTCACCGCATCGCCCCAAACTCGATTGAAGGTTGGAATCATGATGCATGATGGTGTGATTCAGCCTCAGCCCCCCGTCTATCGAGCACTCGAATGGGCCAAGGAACGTCTACAGGCCTCGTCTTCGGTGGAGTTGAAGCCTTATTCTCCTTACAAATCCGCCGAAGCCATAAAAATGATTCGAAAGATGTACTGGCCTGACGGCGGAGAAATATTTCGCGCGTCTGCAGAAGCTGCGGGCGAGCCAATCCATATGCTCACCGAGTGGATCCTCAAGGACGCCGAGAAGAGAGACGCCGCAGGCATCACCCGCGACCGAGTGCTTCGCGACGCTTTCCGCTGTGCCTTTGCTGAAGATTGGACCCGGCAAGACGTCGATGTCGTACTCTGCCCGGTGTACGTGGGACCTGCTCCCGCGCATGACACGTCCTTCTACTGGAACTATACCGCGCTCTGGAACTTGGTCGACTATCCGGGACTGGTGTTCCCCACGCCTATCAAGGCGGGAGCACAGGGGGTCGAGCAGTATCCGGATGAGGGGTCGAAGCCGTGGAACGATCAGGACGCGTACGTGCGGAAGCTGTGGCGTGAGACGAATTATGAGGGAGCGCCGATCGCGTTGCAGTTGGTCGCGAGAAAGTACCACGATAATTTCTTGTTTGGTGCGGCCAATACGATCAAGGACGTTTTGGAGCTGGTGTGA